AACAAAAATCCAAGTGTGCCGCTGATCAGTACAATTGCGACGAAGGTAAGAACTACCCGGACGTAAAGAGTTTTCACACGCCTCGTACCTCCAGCTTGTAGCCTAAGCCGCGAACGGTAGAAATGACAAAGTCATTTGTTTTCTCTGTAAATTTCTCTCGCAGCCGCTTAATATGCACATCGATGGTACGACTATCGCTCTCGGTGTCGCCGCCCCACACGAGCTCCAATAGTTGATCTCGGGTAAAAATCCGATCAGGAAAACTGGCAAGCTGGGCAAGCAGTTCAAATTCCTTTAACGGTAAATGAATCAACTCTTCTTTCACCTTCACGACATGGCTGATACGATCGATGACGGTATCGTTCATGACGATGATTTGTTTGCTGACCATCTGATAGCGACGCAGCAAGGCCTTGATGCGGTACAGCAATTCGGTAGGCTCAAATGGCTTGGTCAAATAATCATCCGTCCCCGCCAAAAAACCTTTTTCTTTATCCCGCACCTCTCCCTTTGCCGTTAGCATAATAACAGGGAGGTCGTAAAACTCCCGTATCTCCCGGCACAGCTCCCAGCCGTTTTTACCTGGCATCATCACATCCACGATGGCGAGCTGGACAGACTCCTGTTCCAACAGCTGCGAAGCCTCATTTCCATCCACACAAACCAAGACGTTGTATCCCTCTTTTGCTAAGTAAAATCGCAATAGCTCACGTACGTGTGGATCGTCATCTGCAATCAGAATCGTCAGTTTCATCAAGCTTGCCCCCTTGTTACTCCGCCCTCTGGTTATCCTGCTTCATTATTTTGAATGATACTCACTTGTCTACCATCCTGCAAATCGTCAATGCCTTGCACCTATCTACGCGGATCAATAGTAAAGAAGCAATATGAACAAGAGATGAACGAATACTGCTGGCCCTTGAAGACTCTTACACATTTGATTAAATCTGCGGAAAGCATGCTCTTTTCCCGGAAAAACAGCCGTTTGCGCACAAAAAAAAGCGGCAGACACCTAGGCCCGCCGCTCTTGTTACTTCTTGTTACTCAACAATTATTTACGAAACATCTCTGTAAACCACGCGGCCGAAGCTTCTACTTCCTTCACCGTCAGCTGATGACCAT
This genomic stretch from Brevibacillus sp. DP1.3A harbors:
- a CDS encoding response regulator transcription factor, whose product is MKLTILIADDDPHVRELLRFYLAKEGYNVLVCVDGNEASQLLEQESVQLAIVDVMMPGKNGWELCREIREFYDLPVIMLTAKGEVRDKEKGFLAGTDDYLTKPFEPTELLYRIKALLRRYQMVSKQIIVMNDTVIDRISHVVKVKEELIHLPLKEFELLAQLASFPDRIFTRDQLLELVWGGDTESDSRTIDVHIKRLREKFTEKTNDFVISTVRGLGYKLEVRGV